The sequence below is a genomic window from Chondrinema litorale.
TAAAATTTCACCTTTTAAAATGGCGCTTAATCTTTGAATAATTCTTTCCATAGTTTTAGAAATTTACTTTATAATTTCAACTAAATAACTGAGCAAGTTTTTCAATGTTTAAATTAGTAAAATCATCTATAACTAAATCAGTATGAGCCAATTCTTTATGCGAGTGTGTGGTAGCAACTCCAACTACTTTAGCTCCAGCCGCTAAACCAGCTTCTACACCTGGTAGTGCATCTTCAAAAACAATACACTGATTAGGAGGTACTTGCAACCTTTCCGCAGCTTTTAAATAAATATCTGGATGAGGCTTTCCAATACTCACATCTCTTGAGTCTAAAACTGCCTGAAAATATTTTCTTAAGTTGGTTTTATCTAAGATGAAATCTGCATTTTCAGGTGGAGCAGAAGTTCCAACAGCGCAAGGGATACCAGCTTCTTTAAATTTAATTAATAGTGCTTCTAATCCAGCTACTGCTAATACATCATCTTTGTATATTTCTCTAAAAAGTTCTTCTTTTTCAGAGCCATAGTCGGCAACTTCTTTTTTTGTTAACTCTTTTTTAAAAAAATGAGGAATCCACTCTTCGTTTCTTCTGCCATATAATTTAGAATGAAGCTCTTCTTCACTCATAGTTATGCCATATTTAGCAGTAAATTGGTCAAGAGCTATTTTATGAAATGGATTGCTATCTACAATAACTCCGTCCATATCGAAAATAGCAGCAAAATTTGTAGTCATAGGTATACTTTATTTATAATGCTGCTAAAATACATGTTATCAACAGATGGCATAATAAATCATAAAATATTGCATCAGAATGTGAACTGTTAATTATTTTTTTTAACAAATGATGATAATCATTTAAATAAATAAAAAAACTTGGCTTAATTTGTACTCGAATAGAAATTCGAATTTTTTAAAAATTTCATATCAAAAATTTTAAAAATATGTCAAAGATTAAGGTAGCAATCAACGGATTTGGCCGTATCGGGAGAATCACTTTCAAGGTATTATATAATAATCCTGAGGTTGAAGTTGTAGCGATTAACGACCTGACAGACACTAAAACACTTGCTCACCTGTTGAAGTGGGATTCTGCGCACGGTAAATTTAATGCTGAAATTTCTGCTGACGAAAGCAGCATTACAGTAGATGGTAATAAAATCGATATTTATTCAGAGCGTGACCCAGCAAACTTGCCATGGGCTTCTCTAGGTATAGATGTAGTATTAGAATCTACAGGTATTTTTGTAAACCCAGAAGGTGCTGGAAAACACATTACTGCTGGTGCGAAAAAAGTTGTAATTTCTGCTCCTGCTAAAGGTGATGTAAAAACTTTTGTATTAGGCGTTAATGATGAAGATCTTACTTCTGATATCAAAATTTTATCTAACGCTTCATGTACTACTAACTGCCTTGCTCCAATGGCAAAAGTACTTGACGAAAAATTCGGTATCGAAAGCGGTTTTATCACAACTACTCACGCTTACACTGCTGACCAAAAATTACAAGATGCTCCTCACAGAGATTTAAGAAGAGCTAGAGCTGCTGCTCAATCTATCATCCCTACTTCAACTGGTGCTGCTAAAGCTGTTGGATTAGTATTGCCTCACTTAAAAGGTAAATTAGATGGTATTGCAATGAGAGTTCCAACCATTACTGGTTCAGCTACAGACTTAGTTGCTATTCTTAAAACAGAAGCTACTGCAGAAGAAATTAACGCTGCAATGAAAGAAGCTGCTGATGGTAAACTTAAAGGTGTGCTTGAGTATTCTGACGAGCCTTTAGTATCTGTAGATATCATTGGTAATCCTCACTCTTGTATTTTCGATTCTCAACTTACTTCTTCAATGGGTAAAATGGTGAAAATAATCGGATGGTACGACAATGAGTCTGGTTACTCTAACAGAGCTGCAGATGTTATCTTGAAAGTTGGAAAAATGTTATAATTTTCCATTTCATAATGATATTGAAGGGGGCTATATGCCCCTTTTTTTATTCCTCATTTTCAAGGGTATCTATCATTTTCTTAATTGCCCTTATTTTTTTGCCATAAAGCCAATCGAAAATAAAGTAAATGAGCACAATGCTAATAGCAAAGGTTACCAAATTGGTAATAATAAAGTTTATGGGGCTTTCTGAGGTAATAATTGGAAGATTTTCAGATAGTGTATCGTTCTGAACAATAGGCGAAGAAGTAGGGTCTTGAGTTATAAAAAAGCCTATCTCGTAACCCAAATAATAAGAAATAGGAACAATAATGCATAAACCAATAATATAGCGCTTTTTAAAGTCTTTTAATGTTGAATAGCATGTCTTTAAATGCTCTAATACATTTTCTGCATAAGAGATATTAAGCACCTTGTTGTAAAGGTTTTTGTAGTAAAAAATTACCAATAGCATTAAAGGTGTAGCAATAGCTGCATACAACCAAATTTTTTGGTATAGCAAATAAGTAATCAAAGCTACAGCAGCAACTATGTTAGAATAATGCTCAATTTTTACAATCTTCTGTATTTTTTCGAGAATACCAGCAGACTTTTTCTCAAGCATTTTTTCAAGTTCATTATCATTTACTTGTTTGGTGCTTGTTTCGTCAGATTGCCAAAGCGCTTTTAATTCATTATCATCCATAAGGGATAAGTTTTTTTAACTGAGTCTTAATTCTATTAATTTTAGCTCCTACATTGCTTACGGTTAAACCCATAATTTCAGCGATTTCCTTGTAGCTTTTATCGTCGAGATATAATAAAATTAATGCCCTGTCTGTTTCCTTAATCTTTTTAATAGCAACATATAAATTGGCTATTTGTACTTCTTTTTCATTATTATTTCCTTCATCTTTAATTTGTGTATGCTCAAGCACAGTGGTTTTTATCCTTTTTTTACGCTTTCTTATTTGCGATAAGCAAACATTTAAAGCAATTCTATACACCCATGTAGATGCTTTAGATTCGCCTCTAAACGTGTTAAAAGACCTCCAGAGCTGTAGTGTAACTTCCTGATAATAATCTTCAAATTCTTGCTCGTCGTTAGAGTATGCACGGCAAATTTTTGAAATTATGGAAGTATGTTGATCAATAAATAGTTTGAAAATTTTCTGTTGGGGCATAAATGTCAGCCGAATTCAAATAGTTAGTTGTCGTAATTTAATTTTTCTTACAAAAAAGTTTAAACTGTAATAAACTTTCCTTTTCTGTTACTTATTTATTCATAAAGATTAAAAGTTATAATTTTCATTTAAATTATTATGATAAAGCGAAATAAATTAAAAGTGTTTTACGGAATTGTGCTAAGTGCATTTTGCAATTTATTATTTACAAATGGACAATTATATGCACAAGAAACCAAAAATTCGCTATTGTGGGAGATCTCTGGAAAGGGTTTAAAAGCGCCTTCTTACTTATTTGGTACAATTCATATTATTTGCGAAGATGATATGGTGATGAATGATAAAATTAAAGATGCCTTTAAAAGTACCGAGCAATTAGTGTTGGAGCTAGATATGGATGATCCTGCTATGATGACTGAAATGCAAAAGTTGTCACTCAATCCTGGAATGGAAAATATCTCTGCCAGTATAAGCGAAGAAGACTTAAAACTGCTTGATGAGTTTTACAAAAAAAAATATGGCGTAGGAATGCAGCAATTAGGTATTATGAAGCCATTTGTGCTAATGTCTATGCTTTACCCATTTTATCTAAGTTGTGAGAAACAGGCATCTTACGAAACCAACTTTATGGAAATGGCCAAATCTCAGAAAAAAGAAACTATTGGCTTAGAAACACTTGAGTTTCAAATGGGAATTTTCGATAAAATGGATAAAGAAGATCAGATAGAGATGTTGGTAAAGTCTGTAAAAGAATTTGATTCTACTAAGGGCGAATTTGCCGAGATGATAGAAATCTACAGGTCACAAGATTTAGATGCTATGTATAAGATGTTTAAGAAATATCCTGAATACGAAAAGTATGAAGATGAACTTTTAACTGACAGAAATAAAGACTGGATTGGTAAAATCGGTAAAATTATTTCTGAAAAACCTTCATTCATAGCAGTAGGAGCGGGTCATCTAGGCTCTGAAAAAGGTGTTGTAAAACTTTTAAAAGAAGCTGGCTACAAAGTAAAACCAGTAAAGTTTTAATAAATACCAATCGAAGATCAAACGATACAAAGGTCCTGCATAGCAGGACTTTGTAAATGTGTTTGATAATCAAATGTAATATATTATTGTTTCCTGTAACGCTTAAGTTTTAGTGATTTTTTGTTTAGGTGTGAGAATTCAAGCACGTTTTCGTTGTTAACGTTCGCTATAACGTAGCTTTTTTCAGATTCTATTGTAAACCCTCCATTTGGATCAGGAAGAATTAAGTACTCAGTTTTTTTATTCAGAATGAAAGCAGGAGCTTCATTATAAATAAAGAATATTTCATTACCGATAGTTTCGGTTGTTATCCCCATCTCGTCAAAGAAGCTTTTTGAAGAGCTAGCATCCATATTCGAGAATACTGAATAGGCATCAAAACTTGGTGCTGTTTCGATTTTATCATTGTTAGCGAATACTGTAAATGATAAGAATAATGTGAAGATGGCTGGAAGTAAAGTTTTGAAGTTCATTTGATTACATATGATAGATTAATAATAAAATTTTAAAGTTATTAGTCTATGTTCAATACTAATACCAGTTTTAAAATTCACATTAACTGATTGATAATCAGGTATATAATATTTTGAAAGTTTGATTTTATGTCCCAATTTGAAAACTCCTGTTCAATATTGGGAATTTTTACAAATATCTTGCTTGTTAGCTTTTGGGCAAGAATGAACAAAAAAGCTCTAAAATCTTCTTTTTCTAGGAAAACATTACATCAAATCGAGAGTTACCTACATGATAGTTGAATAACAAGCAGGGCTAAAAACGCAACTTGTCCCAAATTAAAAAATCTAAACCTTTTTATATCTTGATACTGCTTACCACAAAACTCTCCGAAAAATTTCAACAGGTTCGCAACAGAACAACAGCTTTGTGTAACCCATTAAAAGAAGAAGATACCGTAGTTCAGCCAATTGTGGATGTAAGTCCACCCAAATGGCATTTGGGGCACACTTCCTGGTTTTTTGAAAACTTTCTCTTAATAAAGCATTTAGAAGGGTATAAGCTTTATAATAAAAGACTCAACTATATTTTCAATAGCTATTACGAAAGTCAGGGAGAACGTATTTTAAGATCAAACAGAGGGAATTTAAGCAGACCCTCTCTTAGTGAAGTATTAGCCTACAGACAATATGTAGATAAATATATGTTGGAGCTAATCGAGCAAAAAAGTGGAGACGAAACGCTTGCAGACTGGATAGAGCTGGGTTTGCAACACGAAATGCAGCATCAGGAACTTTTAGTTACAGACATTAAATACATATTAGGTAATAACCCATTGTTTCCAGTATATAATGAAGGTAAAACAGGTACAAATGGAGTTCAACTCGCAGAAAATGATTTTTTAGTAATTGCAGGTGGGTTATATGCCATCGGGTTTCAAGGTAAAGATTTTCACTTTGATAATGAAGAAGGCATACATCAAGTGTATTTACACGATTATGAAATAAGTAATAAACTGGTTACAAACAGAGAGTATATCGAGTTTATTGAAGATGGAGGTTATAAAGATTTTAGGGTTTGGTTGTCAGAGGGTTGGGAATGGGTAAAGCAAGATAACAGAGAAGCTCCATTGTATTGGTTTAATGTAGAGGGCAAATGGTTGTATTATACCTTACAAGGTTTAAAAGAAATAGATTTAGAAGAGCCGGTTAGCCATGTTAGTTATTACGAAGCTGAAGCTTATGCTCGATGGAAAGGTATGAGGTTGCCTACAGAGTTTGAATGGGAGACTGCTTGTAAAAACTTTGCAAAAGAACCATTTGAAACAAAAAATCTGTTAGAGAGAGAAATGTTTCATCCAGATAGGCAGCATTTAAATAATACTGATTTTATCGGGAATCTTTGGGAATGGACTTCAAGTGCTTATTTGCCATATCCATATTATAAACAGGCCGAAGGAGCTTTAGGTGAATATAATGGTAAGTTTATGGTAAATCAGATGGTTTTGAGAGGAGGTTCTTGTGCGACACCATTAGAACAGATTAGACCAACCTATCGAAATTTCTTTCAAACAGACAAACAATGGCAGTTTACTGGAATAAGACTTGCCAGATATATATAATATTGAAACACATTTATATTAACAGTGCTAACTAAATGCAATAACATTAAAGAAAATGAACAACACATTTGCTACAGATATTCTAAAGGGATTATCTGAATACCCAAAAGCTTTATCTTCGAAATATTTTTATGATGCTAAAGGTGATATAATATTTCAGGAGATAATGAATATGCCTTCTTATTATCTTACTAACTGCGAGTACGATATTTTTCAGCAGCAAAAAGGAGCTATTCTAAACAGTATTCACGCTCAAGGTGACAAGTTTCAACTTATTGAGTTAGGAGCAGGAGACGGATACAAAACTAAAGTGTTATTACAGCATTTTGTAAATGAGCAAGCTGATTTTGAATATATACCAGTTGATATTTCTTCTCATGTGCTCTCTCAACTAAGTAAAGATCTTAGAAAAAACTTTGATACTTTAGAGGTATCTCCTATGCAAGGAGATTATTTTCATATGCTTGAGAAGTTGGGGGTAGATGAGGAAACTAAAAAGGTGATTATGTTTCTTGGTTCCAATATCGGGAATTTTAGTTTCGAAAAAGCAACGGACTTTTTTAAGCAAATAGCAAATCAGCTAAACAAAGACGATTATTTTTTGATTGGTATTGATCTAAAAAAAGATCCTGAAATTATACTTTCAGCTTATAATGATCCAGACGGAATAACTGCTCGATTCAACTTAAATCTGCTCAGAAGAATTAATAATGATTTAGGTGCAGACTTCGATCTCTCGGGCTTTAAGCACTATCCTGTGTATGATCCACAAACTGGTGAGTGTAGAAGCTACTTATTAAGTTTAAAAGAGCAAACTGTAAGTATTGCAGATTTAGAGAGAACATTCAAATTCGAAAAATACGAAAGTATTCATACAGAGATTTCTCGAAAGTATTCGCTAAAAGAGATAGACTTACTAGCAGATGCTGCAGGCTTTAAAGTAGTTAAAAACTTTACTGATGAAAAAGGATATTTTGTTGATTCTTTGTGGAAGTTAAAATAGAAAATTTAAGAACTACTGTTATTTTTAAATCGTTTTGTAGAGAGAGTACAATTGAATAATAAAATTTAATATATGACGAAGAATTACTTAAATAAATAAAATAACAAGCGACTACACACAAAAAATCTAAGTTATGAAAGCAATTTGGAATGACGAAGTTATTGCAGAGAGCAATGAAACAGTGAAAATGGAAGGCAATTACTATTTTCCGGAAACATCATTAAAAAAAGAATTCTTCAAAGAAAGCGAAAGCAACACCATTTGTCCTTGGAAGGGAACAGCATCTTATAGTACACTCGTGGTAAATGGTAAAGAAAACAGAGATGCAGTATGGTATTATCCAAATCCGTCGGAAGCTGCCTCGGTAATTAAAAACCATTATGCATTTTGGAAGGGTGTAGAGGTTGTAGAATAATTGCTAAAAGTTAATCCAAAAATATTTTAGGAGCCTTTAAGGCTCTTTTTTTATTTTAAAATTTCTGATTTTTTATTTTAATCCATTGCTTAACTTATTATAATTAAAGTTAAATTAACTATGTTAGATTTTAGAATATACTAGACCAGTTTTAAGGTTTTATTAATAAACCTTGATTGCTGGTGCAATGGTGTTTTTTTGTCTATCATCGCTTTATATTAAACCACTAACTAAACTTCCAAATGTTACGCATCCTTCTTATTGATGATAAGGAAAACGATATTGCTTATTTTTTAAAAACTCTTAAAAGCATTAAGCACCTTAATACTGAGGTACAGCAGGCAAACTCTGTAAAATCGAGTAGTTTAATTCTAAAGAGTTTTCAGGCTGATATTGTCATCTCTGAACTAGAACTAAAAGAGGAATCTCAAAAAAAAATTATTGGCTTTTTAAATGAAATAAGTACAAAGTATCCAGTAATATTAATTACAAACCAAAAAGCTGATAAGCTAATTAAGCAATCCAAAAATATTGGAATTAGCGATTTTATTCCGAGAAAAAGTCTAACTCCAGATTTGCTCGAAAAAACACTTCATTTTACCATGGAGAGGCTGGCTTTTCAGAAGGAAAGAAAAAGGATGCAATTTGAAATTACGGAAAAGAATAAACATATCCATCGCACTTCTAGGCAAATAGAAGAACTTGCATATACACTATCACACGACCTCCGTGGGCCTGTAGGCAGTATACTTGGCTTAGCCGACTTAATAAATAGTACCAGCAACAACCTGGAAGAAATTAAACAGTTTAGCCAGCTTATTCACTCTTCTGCGAATGACTTAAATGAGTTGTTAAAACAGCTATTAGATGTTTTATTGGCTAACAAAAATATCTATGATAAAGCCGAACTGTTAGATATTAAACAGGAGATTACGAAAGTAATGGAAAAGCTTAGAGTTGTCTATCCTTCTTTGGTTTATAATATTAAAGTGAACTGTAAAAAGATTAGTGAAATCTTATATTCTCAAAATGCATTTGAGTTTATTTTGTACAATTTATTATCTAATGCCTTAAAGTTTCGGTCTAATCGTAGAGCGCTCGAAATTAAAGTTGAAACTGATTTAGTAAACAAAAATCTTGTTTGCATAGCGGTAAAAGACAATGGTGTTGGTATGGATATGAATATGGTAAAACCGAGGATTTTTAAAATCTTTAAACGCTTTCACAAAAATGTAGAGGGGAGGGGTATAGGACTTTACGCAGTAAAAGCAATGTTAGATGAGCTTGAGGGCTATATTGAAGTTGATAGTGAGTTAAATATTGGCTCAGAATTCCGTATTTTTTTAAAGCCATTGGCTAACAATGTGTTTCCTGTTTCTACAGAATACAACCCAGTGTAAATAAAAAGTCAGTACCAACAAGGTCGGTACCGACTCCAATAGAATCCAATCATATAAGATTAAGAGTAGAAACTCTCTCACTTATTTAACCTAACACTAAAACTTTAATGCTCTTTAATCACAATGATATTTGTGAAGCCAGGCTTTTAATTTCAAATTTTAGATGCTAGTCATTTTACAAGTAGTGAGCCTATTTTAGAAAAACTGTTTTGAGAAGGGTATAAAAAAGAAAAAGCCAAAAGTAGATGGTACTTTTGGCAATTGTATATCTTAACAAAATGTTGGTTCTAGCCTACTGTAGACGTTAGAAATATGTAATATATTATTGTTTTTTGATATAAAAAGTGATAAATGTTTAATCTCTAACAGAAGTTAATGCCTAATTTCACCATTTATCACCCTTTGAAATTGTTTCAATCTGGGAAGTTTTGTATTAAAATGGGAATTGCTACTAACCCAAAATGTCTAGTATAACTCCACAAGCTTTTCTTATGTGTTTTTCTTTGATAATAAGAGGAGGTGCAATTCGCATAGAATTATCGCAGAATAAGAACCAATCTGTTAAAATGCCATTTTGTAGCGCTTTATCTATTATTGGTTTTAGGGTATCAAATGAGTCAAACTCTGCGGCAAGCATTAATCCTTTTCCTCTAACTTCTTTTATTTTATCATGTTTCAAAAGCTTTTTAAAGAGTTTTCCTTTCTGTTTGGCTTCTTGGTATATTTTACTTTTCGAAACAGTTTTAAGGCTTGCATAAGCTGCTGCTGCACTTACAGGATGACCACCAAAGGTTGTTATGTGTCCTAAAATAGGATTGTTCTTAAAAACCTTCATTATTTCAACATCACTAATAAATGCTCCAATTGGCATTCCTCCACCAAGTCCTTTAGCTAGTAACAATATATCTGGCACTACACCAAAATGCTCAAAACCCCAGAGGTTTCCGGTCCTACCAATACCAGCTTGTATTTCATCAAAGATAAGTAAACAGCCTTTATCTGTACATTGCTGTCTCAGTTGCTTCATATAGTCTTTATCAGGAACTCTTATACCTGCTTCTCCCTGAATGGTTTCTACTATAACAGCGGCTGTTTTTTCTGTAATTAATTCTAAATCTTCTGCTTTATTAAATTGAATGTGTTTTACATCTGGCAATAATGGTCTAAAAGCATTTTTAAAAGGTTCGTTACCACAAATAGATAAAGAGCCTTGTGTGGCACCATGGTAGGCATCAAAAGCAGAGATAATTTCTGTTCTACCTGTAAATCTTTTGGCTAATTTTAGGGCTCCTTCTACAGCTTCTGTACCTGAGTTTACCAAATAAACACTATTAAGGCTTTGCGGTAAAAGGTCTGATAAAAGCTTAGCAAGTTTTACCTGTGGTGTTTCTACGAACTCGCCGTATACCATTAGGTGCATATATTTATCTACTTGCTTTTTAACTGCTTTTACTACTGCTGGATGCAAATGTCCGAGATTGCTTACGCCAATTCCGGATATAAGATCCATGTATTTTTTTCCATACTTGTCATACATATAAATTCCCTTGGCTTTTTCAATTTCTACCATTAAAGGGAAGTCGCTGGTTTGTGCAATATGATTTAGGAATAGTTGTCTTTCTGTGAACATTCTTATTTTTTTATTGAACCACTAGTATCTTCTTTTCACGGTTCAATATTACTGCGAAATAGGTAGATAAAAAAAAGAGCAGAAATTTCTTTCTGCTCAATAAAGTTATTTAAGTTCTTAATTTACATTCTCTCCCATATTTCGTCTATCCATACAGAATCTACTACTACATAGTCAAGTGTTTCGGGGTCGAGTTCGTATTCTTTGGCGTATCCTGAATGGTACCACTTATCGCCAACTAGTCGGCAATTAAATGTAACTGAAGTTCCTGTAAGGTCAGGATCTTCTGGACTTGTCTGTTTAAAGAAATCGATGTTTTCGGTGTAATGATCTCCATTAAATTTATAAGTGCCTCCACCAGAAGCTATAACAGATTTTTCGTCGTAAGAAACCCAAGTAAAATGTGAGTTAGTAACCAGTTTTATTTTTGGGTTTATTTCCTGTGGCCAAGTAGTAAATATTGAGTCTCCTGTTTCTTTGAATTGAATCAGTTTCCAGCTGCCTTCTAAACCGGGCAGATCAGTTGCGTCTTCTACATTTGTGTCCATTGCTACTTTTTTGGCCCCTTCAGGCGTGGAGCAGGAATAAGCGAAAAAAAGTAGTATAGTGAATAAAGTGATAAGAGAATTTTTCATTTTCAGTGTTGTTAAAGTTGATAATTTATTTATTGAGGTAAATGATTGATTAAATCAGCTTGCTGGTTGAAAATGAAAATCTTTTATTATTGATAGTTTATAGGGTAAATACTACGGAGTATTCCCTAATTAATTCTGAAAGGCAATAAATCTTCGAAAAATTATATATCCTGAATATAAATATTTTTCTAAAAGATTCAAATTAAGAGAGGAGTTGTTTTAACAAAAAAAGCTTCCTGTGAGGGAAGCTTTTAATATATTTTATAATGTTTCTACAGGTTCCTTTTTGTTCTTATCTCTAACAAAAGGTCTGATGATTAGTCTGATTCCACGATCGTAATTAAAGTAGTTCCAGAGCCAGTTTACAAGTACGATTACTTTGTTTCTATAACCAACCAAAGAAATAAGGTGCACAAACATCCAAATAAACCAAGCGAATGCTCCTTGCCATTTTAATTTAGCAACTTCTACTACAGCTTTGTTTCTTCCTATAGTAGCCATCGAGCCTTTGTCGTGGTAAACGAATTTTTGTTGTGGTTTGCCTTTAATTCTTTTAAGTAGGTTTTTAGCAAGTAGCTCGCCTTGTTGCATTGCTACAGGAGCAACCATCGGATGACCTTTTGGCGTATCTTTGGTTACCATTGCTGCAACATCACCAATAGCAAAAATGCTATCGTGCTCAGCTACTTCATTATACTCGTTTACAAGAATTCTGTGGGCACGGTCAAATTGATTATCTTTTAAACCTGGTATTGCATTACCCATTACACCAGCCGACCAAACAAGGTTTTTAGCCAGTATAGTTTTATTAATGTTGGTTTTTACAACTGTACCATCATAATCTGTTACGCGTGTATTTAACCAAACATTTACATTTAGTTTTTTAAGATATTCTACTGCCTTATCAGAAGATATATATGATAGACCTGCTAGTAATTTTGGGCCAGCTTCGATCAAGTGTATCTGCATACGGCGTACATCCAATTCTGGATAATCGTTTGGTAAAACGTGGTTTTTTAACTCACCTAGAGCTCCAGCTAGCTCAACGCCAGTTGGACCACCACCAACAATCACGAAGTTCATTCTACTTTCTCTAGAGTTTATTTCTGAAGAAAGTAAGGCCTTTTCAAAGTTTTGCAACATAAGACTTCTAACATCGAGTGCTTGCACTACAGTCTTAAGTCTCATGCCGTATTTCATTATCTGATCATTACCAAAGAAGTTCGTTTTAGAACCTGTTGCTATAATTAGATAATCGTAACTAAGAGAGCCTATATTTGTATAAATTGTCTTTATTGTGTGATCTACATTTTCAACATTCGCCATGCGAAAGTGGAAATTCTGATATTCCTTAAATATTTTCCTGATAGGAAATGCTATGGAATCGGGCTCTAAACCCGCTGTTGCCACCTGATATAAAAGCGGTTGAAAAGTATGATAATTATTTCGGTCGAGTAATACTACCTGTACTTCCTTGTTTTTTAAACCTTTTACAAGTTGCATCCCGCCGAAACCCCCTCCGATAATTATAACTCTAGGAAGGTTAATTTCAGGGACATCTATTGTCTGCATAATGTATAATTTGGATAGTATATAATATCTGTTCTCATTATATTAATTTAAACAGCTTTAGTCA
It includes:
- a CDS encoding aspartate aminotransferase family protein; this translates as MFTERQLFLNHIAQTSDFPLMVEIEKAKGIYMYDKYGKKYMDLISGIGVSNLGHLHPAVVKAVKKQVDKYMHLMVYGEFVETPQVKLAKLLSDLLPQSLNSVYLVNSGTEAVEGALKLAKRFTGRTEIISAFDAYHGATQGSLSICGNEPFKNAFRPLLPDVKHIQFNKAEDLELITEKTAAVIVETIQGEAGIRVPDKDYMKQLRQQCTDKGCLLIFDEIQAGIGRTGNLWGFEHFGVVPDILLLAKGLGGGMPIGAFISDVEIMKVFKNNPILGHITTFGGHPVSAAAAYASLKTVSKSKIYQEAKQKGKLFKKLLKHDKIKEVRGKGLMLAAEFDSFDTLKPIIDKALQNGILTDWFLFCDNSMRIAPPLIIKEKHIRKACGVILDILG
- a CDS encoding NAD(P)/FAD-dependent oxidoreductase; protein product: MQTIDVPEINLPRVIIIGGGFGGMQLVKGLKNKEVQVVLLDRNNYHTFQPLLYQVATAGLEPDSIAFPIRKIFKEYQNFHFRMANVENVDHTIKTIYTNIGSLSYDYLIIATGSKTNFFGNDQIMKYGMRLKTVVQALDVRSLMLQNFEKALLSSEINSRESRMNFVIVGGGPTGVELAGALGELKNHVLPNDYPELDVRRMQIHLIEAGPKLLAGLSYISSDKAVEYLKKLNVNVWLNTRVTDYDGTVVKTNINKTILAKNLVWSAGVMGNAIPGLKDNQFDRAHRILVNEYNEVAEHDSIFAIGDVAAMVTKDTPKGHPMVAPVAMQQGELLAKNLLKRIKGKPQQKFVYHDKGSMATIGRNKAVVEVAKLKWQGAFAWFIWMFVHLISLVGYRNKVIVLVNWLWNYFNYDRGIRLIIRPFVRDKNKKEPVETL